In one Corallococcus sp. EGB genomic region, the following are encoded:
- a CDS encoding sulfurtransferase TusA family protein, producing the protein MEAGVRVDTSGALCPVPILEIAKAMRRLQPGTLVELISTDRGLEADLPAWCDATGNVLVRLEHRGAHYVGWVRKAG; encoded by the coding sequence ATGGAAGCCGGTGTGCGCGTGGATACGTCCGGGGCCCTCTGTCCGGTGCCCATCCTGGAGATTGCCAAGGCCATGCGCCGCCTCCAGCCCGGGACGCTGGTGGAGCTCATCTCCACGGACCGGGGGCTGGAGGCGGATCTGCCCGCGTGGTGCGACGCGACGGGCAATGTGCTCGTCCGCCTGGAGCACCGCGGTGCCCACTACGTGGGCTGGGTGCGCAAGGCGGGGTGA
- a CDS encoding ABC transporter ATP-binding protein, protein MSDLAIQLNNVSKTFGPKVAVNAVSFQVQKGDVFGLIGPNGAGKTTTFSMMCGYLYPSQGSLQVMGVSPTTPGALKGRVGALPQDAVLPPGWEVGALLTYWARLSDLPQPEHEARGALEKVGLMEAWKVQTQALSHGMAKRAAMAQALMGRPPLVLLDEPTAGLDPRIAAQVRQVIKDMKGTQTVVVSSHNLQELEELCDAAAILDKGSLAQAGTMSELTGQGAEFRVQIARGDVIIPEITSLPGVTDARMEGTDVLRVRFDGQAHKAEEVISRTVGHLLQHQVLILGVSRGRRLEDRVLQLL, encoded by the coding sequence GTGAGCGACCTGGCCATCCAGCTGAACAACGTCTCCAAGACCTTCGGCCCCAAGGTCGCCGTCAACGCGGTGAGCTTCCAGGTCCAGAAGGGGGACGTGTTCGGCCTCATCGGCCCCAACGGCGCCGGCAAGACGACCACCTTCTCCATGATGTGCGGCTACCTCTACCCGTCCCAGGGCTCGCTCCAGGTGATGGGCGTGTCGCCCACCACGCCCGGCGCCCTCAAGGGCCGCGTGGGCGCCCTGCCCCAGGACGCGGTGCTGCCCCCGGGCTGGGAGGTGGGCGCGCTGCTCACGTACTGGGCCCGCCTGTCGGACCTCCCCCAGCCGGAGCACGAGGCCCGCGGCGCCCTGGAGAAGGTGGGCCTGATGGAGGCCTGGAAGGTCCAGACACAGGCGCTCAGCCACGGCATGGCCAAGCGCGCCGCCATGGCCCAGGCCCTGATGGGCCGCCCCCCCCTCGTGCTCCTGGATGAGCCCACCGCCGGCCTGGATCCGCGCATCGCCGCGCAGGTGCGCCAGGTCATCAAGGACATGAAGGGCACGCAGACGGTGGTCGTCTCCAGCCACAACCTCCAGGAGCTGGAGGAGCTGTGCGACGCCGCCGCCATCCTCGACAAGGGCTCGCTCGCGCAGGCCGGCACCATGTCCGAGCTCACCGGCCAGGGCGCCGAGTTCCGCGTCCAGATCGCCCGGGGCGACGTCATCATCCCCGAAATCACGTCCCTGCCCGGCGTCACCGACGCGCGCATGGAGGGCACGGACGTGCTGCGCGTGCGCTTCGACGGCCAGGCCCACAAGGCCGAGGAGGTCATCAGCCGCACCGTCGGCCACCTCCTCCAGCACCAGGTGCTCATCCTCGGGGTCAGCCGCGGCCGCCGCCTGGAGGACCGCGTCCTCCAGCTGCTGTAG
- a CDS encoding ABC transporter permease, which yields MVIWEAELRRALKSGRAIVLLGLYSMFSALVLLIVGFVTRELQSQVNAKLAESGADAEVATRAAEEMHRGVLGFLASNDPAMMEALAKVPIVVLVVFKITLFFLPAYIALMGFDQVSGEVGPRSMRYLTVRARRSSVLLGKFLSQATLLVGLVLVIDLAIFIYARIINADFAFADLVLNLLKFWCATIVFSLAYISLTTLCSSLFRTPAVSLVFNFSLLFVFWLMDSVGRAVSDESPVRFLRYLSPSYYSVNLLHPRLAEFAISGAAYAAFAAAFLFGAYGVLRTRDL from the coding sequence TTGGTGATCTGGGAAGCCGAGCTGCGCCGGGCCCTGAAGAGTGGCCGGGCCATCGTGCTGCTCGGGCTCTACAGCATGTTCTCCGCGCTGGTGCTGCTCATCGTGGGCTTCGTTACCCGCGAGCTGCAATCCCAGGTGAACGCGAAGCTCGCCGAATCCGGCGCCGACGCGGAGGTCGCCACGCGCGCCGCGGAGGAGATGCACCGCGGGGTGCTCGGCTTCCTCGCCAGCAACGACCCCGCGATGATGGAGGCCCTGGCGAAGGTGCCCATCGTGGTGCTCGTCGTCTTCAAGATCACCCTCTTCTTCCTGCCCGCCTACATCGCGCTGATGGGCTTCGACCAGGTGAGCGGAGAAGTGGGACCGCGCTCCATGCGCTACCTCACCGTGCGCGCGCGCCGCTCGTCGGTGCTGCTGGGCAAGTTCCTCTCCCAGGCGACCCTGCTGGTGGGGCTGGTGCTGGTCATCGACCTGGCCATCTTCATCTACGCGCGCATCATCAACGCGGACTTCGCCTTCGCGGATCTGGTGCTCAACCTCCTGAAGTTCTGGTGCGCCACCATCGTCTTCTCGCTGGCGTACATCTCGCTCACCACGCTGTGCTCCAGCCTCTTCCGCACCCCCGCGGTGAGCCTCGTCTTCAACTTCAGCCTGCTCTTCGTCTTCTGGCTGATGGACTCCGTGGGACGCGCCGTGAGCGACGAGAGCCCGGTGCGCTTCCTGCGCTACCTGTCCCCGTCGTACTACTCGGTCAACCTGCTGCACCCGAGGCTCGCCGAGTTCGCCATCAGCGGCGCGGCCTACGCCGCCTTCGCGGCCGCCTTCCTCTTCGGCGCCTACGGCGTCCTGCGCACGAGGGACCTGTGA
- a CDS encoding penicillin-binding transpeptidase domain-containing protein produces the protein MMKHRLLAALPLFPLTLLLGASAPGPDANPAPSPAAPSDAQALARTADALATDAGPVGARALVEKVEAEHRARAGASDAGAAASIAQAPAVEPSVSGAAASQAPGAAPSANGATAAQAPAAAPSTSGAAVAQAQAEAATATSTVQGTDTRPVDARALAEALAAKDASALEPGMVPPMPVPSREKAPPFSKLQGLPRAQDLVARAKLEGNKLVVKGGKSAPDQVLTIDPGLQASLTKIMENYQVPYGAAVVLEPSTGRVLALAEHSEAKPELRGLPIRAVYPAASIFKIVTGSALLEAGVSPETEACFHGGKRRLNERQLEDTERDGACYSLALAMGKSANVIFAKMTSKHLSADALKRMAARLRFNREIPFAQPLDVSLAYIPEDGFALANTGAGFGDVYLSPLHGALLAAVAANNGRWVDPVLVEPDPFMPSPEPEPVLTPTAAHALTRMLEETVTHGTARGVFRERGFQVKDAVGKTGTLADREPFRDYSWFVGFAPKDNPRVAVAALIVNDPKWRIRGSYLGREALRLALERIPAPVELTAPAGAAGKH, from the coding sequence ATGATGAAGCACCGTCTCCTCGCCGCCCTGCCGCTGTTCCCCCTCACGCTGCTCCTGGGCGCCTCCGCGCCCGGGCCGGACGCGAATCCCGCGCCGTCACCCGCTGCCCCGTCGGATGCCCAGGCGCTCGCGCGGACGGCGGACGCGCTGGCAACGGACGCGGGTCCGGTGGGCGCCCGCGCGCTGGTGGAGAAGGTGGAGGCCGAACATCGTGCTCGGGCGGGCGCGTCGGATGCCGGGGCCGCCGCGAGCATCGCGCAGGCGCCGGCCGTTGAGCCGTCCGTGAGCGGTGCGGCCGCCTCGCAGGCTCCAGGTGCTGCTCCCTCCGCGAACGGTGCGACCGCGGCGCAAGCCCCGGCCGCGGCTCCGTCCACGAGCGGCGCTGCGGTCGCGCAGGCCCAGGCCGAGGCCGCCACGGCGACCTCCACCGTGCAGGGCACGGACACGCGCCCGGTGGATGCGCGCGCGCTGGCGGAGGCGCTGGCCGCGAAGGATGCGTCCGCGCTGGAGCCCGGCATGGTGCCTCCGATGCCGGTGCCCTCGCGTGAGAAGGCGCCGCCGTTCTCGAAGCTCCAGGGGCTTCCCCGCGCGCAGGACCTGGTGGCCCGCGCGAAGCTGGAGGGCAACAAGCTGGTGGTGAAGGGCGGCAAGAGCGCGCCGGATCAGGTGCTCACCATCGACCCAGGCCTCCAGGCGTCGCTCACCAAGATCATGGAGAACTACCAGGTGCCCTACGGCGCCGCGGTGGTCCTGGAGCCCTCCACCGGCCGCGTGCTCGCGCTGGCGGAGCACTCCGAGGCGAAGCCGGAGCTGCGCGGGTTGCCCATCCGCGCGGTGTACCCGGCCGCCAGCATCTTCAAGATCGTCACCGGCAGCGCGCTCCTGGAGGCCGGCGTGTCTCCCGAGACCGAGGCCTGCTTCCACGGCGGCAAGCGCCGCCTCAACGAGCGCCAGCTGGAGGACACCGAGCGCGACGGCGCCTGCTATTCCCTGGCGCTGGCCATGGGCAAGAGCGCCAACGTCATCTTCGCCAAGATGACCAGCAAGCACCTGTCCGCGGACGCGCTCAAGCGCATGGCGGCGCGCCTGCGCTTCAACCGCGAGATCCCCTTCGCCCAGCCGCTGGACGTGTCGCTCGCGTACATCCCGGAGGACGGCTTCGCGCTCGCGAACACCGGCGCGGGCTTTGGCGACGTGTACCTGTCCCCGCTGCACGGCGCGCTGCTGGCCGCCGTCGCCGCCAACAACGGCCGGTGGGTGGACCCCGTGCTCGTGGAGCCGGATCCCTTCATGCCCTCGCCGGAGCCGGAGCCCGTGCTCACGCCCACCGCCGCGCACGCGCTCACCCGCATGCTGGAGGAGACCGTCACCCACGGCACCGCGCGCGGCGTCTTCCGCGAGCGCGGGTTCCAGGTGAAGGACGCCGTGGGCAAGACGGGCACGCTCGCGGACCGCGAGCCCTTCCGCGACTACTCGTGGTTCGTCGGCTTCGCGCCCAAGGACAACCCCCGCGTGGCCGTGGCCGCCCTCATCGTGAACGACCCCAAGTGGCGCATCCGCGGCTCCTACCTGGGCCGCGAGGCCTTGCGCCTGGCGCTGGAGCGCATCCCCGCGCCGGTCGAGCTGACGGCCCCCGCGGGCGCCGCCGGCAAGCACTGA
- a CDS encoding DUF4388 domain-containing protein, with protein MRGVCGDFSTMPLKDLVVHLGNRRATGTLNVERGDVRKQLLLREGNVITASSNQPREYFGQFLINQGHLTEDQLERAFATQAETHILLGKILTMTGTVSEATVRTVLSHKFREMLLDAFTWEEGGFDFRPTDVAPELEGLDVSVDLLDVHREGEFRETAWQAIRAVFPSGRVRLEVDERKLTDRKAGSMDERIVQLAKEGLSIDGIALALHATDFFLYQRLYALYRQDALRVSDEAPLPSPEPGANTVVVVEEDEDDLDSGGVIGSESSSDEVLQAAQLFLDAGNLRDGEALARRAHEIAPTEHTATLLRDAETRLLTELRKALMEPSRVPALMVTPAHLKTLPLTSPERYLLSRIDGRRDVAAIVHVSPLQELEALKFFQGFVDTGLVKLTARPLS; from the coding sequence ATGCGCGGCGTGTGTGGTGATTTTTCGACGATGCCCCTCAAGGACCTGGTCGTCCACCTCGGGAATCGCCGGGCCACCGGCACCCTGAATGTGGAGCGGGGAGACGTGCGCAAGCAGCTGCTCTTGCGCGAAGGCAACGTCATCACCGCCAGCTCCAACCAGCCGCGCGAGTACTTCGGTCAGTTCCTGATCAACCAGGGCCACCTCACGGAGGACCAGCTGGAGCGCGCGTTCGCCACGCAGGCGGAGACGCACATCCTCCTGGGGAAGATCCTCACGATGACGGGCACGGTCTCCGAGGCCACGGTGCGCACGGTGCTCTCCCACAAGTTCCGGGAGATGCTGCTGGATGCCTTCACCTGGGAGGAGGGCGGCTTCGACTTCCGTCCCACGGACGTCGCCCCGGAGCTCGAGGGCCTGGACGTCAGCGTGGACCTGCTGGACGTGCACCGCGAGGGCGAGTTCCGCGAGACGGCGTGGCAGGCCATCCGCGCGGTGTTCCCCTCCGGCCGCGTGCGCCTGGAGGTGGACGAGCGCAAGCTGACGGACCGCAAGGCCGGCAGCATGGACGAGCGCATCGTGCAGCTCGCGAAGGAGGGCCTCAGCATCGACGGCATCGCGCTGGCGCTGCACGCCACCGACTTCTTCCTCTACCAGCGGCTGTACGCGCTCTATCGCCAGGACGCGCTGCGGGTCTCCGACGAGGCGCCCCTGCCCTCGCCCGAGCCCGGCGCGAACACCGTGGTGGTGGTGGAGGAGGACGAGGACGACCTGGACTCGGGCGGCGTCATCGGCTCCGAGTCCTCCTCCGACGAGGTGCTCCAGGCGGCCCAGCTGTTCCTGGACGCGGGCAACCTGCGCGACGGCGAGGCGCTGGCCCGGCGCGCGCATGAAATCGCGCCCACCGAGCACACCGCGACGCTCTTGCGCGACGCGGAGACGCGGCTGCTCACGGAGCTGCGCAAGGCGCTGATGGAGCCGTCGCGGGTGCCCGCGCTGATGGTGACGCCCGCGCACCTGAAGACGCTGCCGCTCACGTCGCCGGAGCGCTACCTGCTGTCGCGCATCGACGGGCGGCGGGACGTGGCGGCCATCGTGCACGTGTCGCCGCTGCAGGAGCTGGAGGCCCTGAAGTTCTTCCAGGGCTTCGTGGACACGGGGCTGGTGAAGCTCACCGCGCGCCCGTTGTCCTGA
- a CDS encoding glutaredoxin family protein translates to MRVDIYSKPRCSLCEKALAVVEAVQSRLPFELYVTDILQSPDLFEAWRYDIPVVLIEGVPVFKYRVDEEALEARIREVMNGIPIAKTVGQDGQ, encoded by the coding sequence ATGCGAGTCGATATCTACTCGAAACCCCGGTGCTCCCTCTGTGAGAAGGCCCTCGCCGTGGTCGAAGCCGTGCAGTCCCGGCTGCCGTTCGAGCTCTACGTCACCGACATCCTCCAGAGCCCGGACCTCTTCGAAGCCTGGCGTTACGACATCCCCGTGGTCCTCATCGAGGGGGTCCCTGTCTTCAAGTACAGGGTCGACGAGGAGGCCCTGGAGGCCCGGATCCGTGAGGTGATGAATGGCATACCCATTGCTAAAACCGTGGGCCAGGATGGGCAATGA
- a CDS encoding diguanylate cyclase domain-containing protein, translating into MGVKRKRAGRSGQPPTVLLVEPRAEDLERTRALLGEAGFRVVPLTRFDAAVPLFEVIRPDAVLLAAHPPDFAAVQTARRLRQVGRGTVPMMYLVDSHDRDAWRFCVEKGQCVDVVPRAADGAELSMKLHAQMRLKQSVERAAAGEEAGTALALHDPVTGLYNRPFLLALIGLEARRTERYGGTFSVVAAEVSGWSALRKEHGKGMAERLLVYSAVVLGQTVREADAVARVGDSQFAMLLPGTPAEAVPEVLARVEARFEAARFQLDGRVVRTALELGAVSFPDTVGAPTQLLGTALRTLRRTRELRRVAGPARLMSV; encoded by the coding sequence GTGGGTGTGAAGCGCAAGCGAGCGGGAAGGTCGGGCCAGCCGCCGACGGTGCTGCTGGTGGAGCCGCGCGCGGAGGACCTGGAGCGCACCCGGGCGCTCCTGGGAGAGGCCGGCTTTCGGGTGGTGCCCCTGACGCGCTTCGATGCGGCCGTGCCCCTGTTCGAGGTGATCCGCCCGGACGCGGTGCTCCTGGCCGCTCACCCGCCGGACTTCGCGGCGGTGCAGACGGCGCGGCGCCTGCGCCAGGTGGGGCGCGGCACGGTGCCCATGATGTACCTGGTGGATTCACACGACCGGGACGCATGGCGCTTCTGCGTGGAGAAGGGGCAGTGCGTGGACGTGGTGCCGCGCGCGGCGGATGGCGCGGAGCTGTCCATGAAGCTGCACGCGCAGATGCGGCTGAAGCAGTCGGTGGAGCGAGCGGCGGCCGGGGAGGAGGCCGGCACGGCGCTCGCGCTGCATGATCCGGTGACGGGGCTCTACAACCGGCCGTTCCTGCTGGCCCTCATCGGGTTGGAGGCGCGGCGGACGGAGCGCTACGGCGGGACGTTCTCGGTGGTGGCGGCGGAGGTGTCGGGGTGGAGCGCGCTTCGCAAGGAGCACGGCAAGGGCATGGCGGAGCGCCTGCTCGTCTACAGCGCGGTGGTGCTGGGGCAGACGGTGCGTGAGGCGGACGCGGTGGCGCGGGTGGGCGACAGCCAGTTCGCCATGCTGCTGCCGGGCACGCCCGCGGAGGCGGTTCCGGAGGTGCTGGCCCGGGTGGAGGCCCGCTTCGAGGCCGCCCGGTTCCAGCTGGACGGTCGCGTGGTGCGCACGGCGCTGGAGCTGGGGGCGGTGAGCTTCCCGGACACGGTGGGGGCTCCCACGCAGCTGCTGGGCACGGCGCTGCGGACCTTGAGGCGGACACGCGAGCTTCGGCGGGTAGCCGGTCCAGCCCGCCTGATGTCGGTTTGA
- a CDS encoding sigma-54 dependent transcriptional regulator, whose product MDRIAVLVVDDEESVRTFLSELLGSSGYQVRCASSGTQALEMLSGGSFDAVLLDVVMPEMSGLEVLRRYRSTGGTAPVIVLSALSGADDAVRALKMGASDYLAKPFGNDELQDVLARAMGTRVPERQATAPAPRVVMTPAEAAAEARVLISTSPAMRRARALVERIADTDVPVLLLGESGTGKEVIAREIHARSQRHGRPFIKVNCAALPGELLESELFGHERGAFTGATAEKPGKFELADQGTIFLDEIGEMAIRLQAKLLQVLQDEEFFRVGGKKSVRVDSRVVVATNRDLEKEIALGNFREDLYYRLNVVAIRLPPLRERREDVVPLTDHFLKKYGRGFMTNVSELPSEVLHAFSDYEWPGNVRELENMVRRLCVLKDPTLVLDEIHAGGRAPASAPSLPTSFGGGDDFMQPPARHVDEAARVFAAPPAVSPVTGPGGVQVLEMPARGASLTPAPVVEASPFNAVAPQRYANPFDAPQPPPPPPPAGELSLKDIGKRAAMLAEREAILAMLQRTAWNKRRAAGKLRISYKALLYKIKECGIIDPRASAEF is encoded by the coding sequence ATGGATCGGATCGCGGTGCTGGTGGTGGATGACGAGGAGTCGGTTCGCACGTTCCTGTCCGAGCTGCTGGGCAGCTCGGGGTACCAGGTGCGCTGTGCGTCGAGTGGGACGCAGGCGCTGGAGATGCTCTCCGGCGGCTCGTTCGACGCGGTCCTGCTGGACGTGGTGATGCCGGAGATGAGTGGCCTGGAGGTGCTGCGCCGCTACCGGAGCACCGGTGGCACGGCCCCGGTCATCGTGTTGAGCGCGCTGTCGGGCGCGGACGACGCGGTGCGGGCGCTGAAGATGGGCGCCTCCGACTATCTGGCGAAGCCCTTTGGCAATGACGAGCTGCAGGACGTGCTCGCGCGCGCCATGGGGACCCGCGTGCCGGAGCGTCAGGCGACCGCGCCGGCGCCTCGCGTGGTGATGACGCCCGCGGAGGCCGCGGCGGAGGCCCGCGTGCTCATCTCCACGTCGCCGGCCATGCGCCGCGCACGCGCGCTGGTGGAGCGCATCGCGGACACGGACGTGCCGGTGCTGCTCCTGGGTGAGTCCGGAACGGGCAAGGAGGTCATTGCCCGGGAGATCCACGCGCGCAGCCAGCGCCATGGCCGGCCCTTCATCAAGGTGAACTGCGCGGCGCTGCCGGGTGAGCTCCTGGAGAGCGAGCTGTTCGGCCACGAGCGCGGCGCGTTCACGGGCGCCACGGCGGAGAAGCCGGGCAAGTTCGAGCTGGCGGATCAGGGCACCATCTTCCTGGACGAGATTGGCGAGATGGCCATCCGCCTCCAGGCGAAGCTGCTCCAGGTGCTGCAGGACGAGGAGTTCTTCCGCGTCGGTGGCAAGAAGAGCGTCCGCGTGGACAGCCGCGTGGTGGTGGCGACGAACCGCGACCTGGAGAAGGAGATCGCGCTCGGCAACTTCCGCGAGGACCTCTACTACCGCCTCAACGTGGTGGCCATCCGCCTGCCGCCCCTGCGCGAGCGCCGCGAGGACGTGGTGCCGCTGACCGACCACTTCCTGAAGAAGTACGGCCGGGGCTTCATGACGAACGTGTCGGAGCTGCCGTCGGAGGTGCTCCACGCGTTCAGCGACTACGAGTGGCCGGGCAACGTGCGCGAGCTGGAGAACATGGTCCGCCGCCTGTGCGTGCTGAAGGACCCGACGCTGGTGCTGGATGAAATCCACGCCGGTGGCCGGGCTCCGGCGAGCGCCCCGTCGCTGCCCACGTCGTTCGGCGGTGGCGATGACTTCATGCAGCCTCCGGCGCGCCACGTGGACGAGGCGGCCCGCGTCTTCGCGGCCCCGCCGGCCGTGTCCCCGGTGACGGGCCCCGGGGGTGTTCAGGTGTTGGAGATGCCCGCGCGCGGCGCGTCGCTGACGCCCGCTCCGGTGGTGGAGGCCTCGCCGTTCAACGCCGTGGCGCCGCAGCGCTACGCGAACCCGTTCGATGCGCCGCAGCCTCCGCCCCCGCCGCCTCCGGCCGGGGAGCTGTCGCTCAAGGACATCGGCAAGCGGGCGGCGATGCTCGCGGAGCGCGAGGCCATCCTCGCGATGCTCCAGCGCACCGCGTGGAACAAGCGCCGCGCGGCCGGCAAGCTGCGCATCAGCTACAAGGCGCTGCTCTACAAGATCAAGGAGTGCGGCATCATCGACCCTCGCGCGAGCGCGGAGTTCTGA
- a CDS encoding NAD-dependent epimerase/dehydratase family protein — MTAPLLLLGCGYTLTRLAVAEARAGREVLATTRDASRRSVLEGAGVRVLTMEDALARAEGAHVVDSVPPEAGLDARLAEALSRARPSRFVYLSSTGVYGSARGLVDEATPVDRTSAVSRARLDAEDRFLPLGASVMRIAGIYGPGRGTSGRLKAGTLRIPDSGGGRLSRIHVDDLVGAVRVVLERGAPGEVYCVADRRPATQEETASWLCERLGLPMPPRVPFASLHESLRGDRAIRAAKLEALGWTPRYPDFTTGFPAAMEEDARQGQGVG, encoded by the coding sequence ATGACGGCTCCGCTCCTCCTCCTTGGCTGTGGTTACACGCTCACGCGGCTGGCGGTGGCGGAGGCCCGTGCGGGCCGGGAGGTCCTGGCCACGACCCGGGACGCTTCCCGCCGCTCGGTGCTGGAGGGCGCGGGCGTCCGGGTGCTGACGATGGAGGACGCCCTGGCACGCGCGGAGGGCGCGCACGTCGTGGACTCCGTTCCTCCGGAGGCCGGGCTGGATGCGCGGTTGGCGGAGGCCCTGTCGCGCGCTCGTCCCTCGCGGTTCGTCTACCTGTCCTCCACGGGCGTCTATGGCTCCGCGCGCGGGCTCGTGGATGAAGCGACGCCCGTTGATCGGACCTCCGCCGTCTCCCGTGCGCGACTGGACGCGGAGGACCGCTTCCTCCCCCTGGGCGCGAGCGTGATGCGCATCGCGGGCATCTACGGCCCGGGGCGTGGCACGTCCGGCCGCCTGAAGGCGGGCACGCTGCGCATCCCGGACTCGGGTGGGGGACGGCTCTCGCGCATCCACGTGGATGACCTGGTGGGCGCGGTGCGAGTGGTGCTCGAGCGCGGGGCCCCGGGTGAGGTGTATTGCGTGGCCGACCGCCGGCCCGCGACGCAGGAGGAGACGGCCTCGTGGCTGTGTGAGCGGCTGGGGCTCCCCATGCCGCCGCGCGTGCCCTTCGCGTCCCTCCATGAGTCCCTGCGCGGCGACCGCGCCATCCGCGCCGCGAAGCTGGAGGCCCTGGGCTGGACGCCTCGCTACCCGGACTTCACCACCGGGTTCCCCGCGGCCATGGAGGAGGACGCGCGCCAGGGACAGGGCGTGGGGTGA